A DNA window from Anastrepha ludens isolate Willacy chromosome 6, idAnaLude1.1, whole genome shotgun sequence contains the following coding sequences:
- the LOC128866366 gene encoding C3 and PZP-like alpha-2-macroglobulin domain-containing protein 8, translating to MPEINTPDKLEYQFHPVSGGVFTFKVRAAHDAHLALTAAPVVSDPMYEVFIGGWENTKSVIRKDRQKPDVVEVHTPGILEAGEFRGFWVRWYDNVITVGREGEAAAFMSYDAQNLFPINFVGVCTGWGASGTWLIDDVQQASAPVLGFAPPCGSGPGCWVPAANGTIPPSAVEGGFDGSEQLYIGRARHEGDLIPGKLHPSHGVCYIAWGGGEHGHAEYEVLCSGGGQWVPVHDGNIPPNAFPGGETAEGEPLFIGRATHDGTITVGKVQPTHGCCYIPYGGEEVAYKEFEIYVAA from the exons AAATCAACACTCCCGACAAATTGGAATACCAATTCCACCCGGTCTCTGGCGGTGTGTTCACATTTAAGGTGCGTGCCGCGCACGATGCCCATTTGGCGTTGACCGCCGCCCCCGTGGTATCCGATCCCATGTATGAGGTCTTCATTGGTGGCTGGGAGAATACCAAATCGGTGATCAGAAAGGATCGCCAAAAGCCCGATGTTGTGGAAGTGCATACACCTGGCATTTTGGAAGCTGGTGAATTCCGCGGCTTCTGGGTGCGTTGGTACGACAATGTCATTACTGTGGGTCGTGAGGGTGAGGCGGCAGCCTTCATGTCGTACGATGCACAAAATTTGTTTCCCATCAACTTCGTGGGCGTATGCACCGGTTGGGGTGCCAGTGGCACTTGGCTGATTGATG ACGTTCAACAAGCCAGCGCTCCCGTCTTGGGTTTCGCTCCACCATGCGGCAGCGGTCCAGGCTGTTGGGTACCAGCAGCCAATGGCACCATTCCACCCAGCGCTGTGGAGGGTGGTTTCGATGGCAGCGAACAATTGTACATTGGGCGCGCCCGTCACGAGGGTGACCTCATTCCCGGCAAATTGCATCCTTCACATGGTGTTTGCTACATCGCCTGGGGTGGCGGCGAACACGGACACGCCGAATACGAAGTTTTGTGCTCGGGTGGCGGCCAATGGGTGCCCGTACATGATGGCAACATTCCACCAAACGCCTTCCCTGGTGGCGAAACCGCCGAAGGCGAACCCTTATTCATTGGCCGCGCCACACACGACGGCACCATTACTGTGGGCAAAGTACAACCTACGCATGGATGCTGCTACATTCCGTATGGCGGTGAGGAAGTGGCCTACAAGGAATTTGAAATTTACGTTGCGGCCTAA